DNA sequence from the Penicillium psychrofluorescens genome assembly, chromosome: 3 genome:
CCCCAAAAAAAAGACTCCACTCTAGTTCGTTAAGAAgtaaaagaaagaaagaaaaggggaATCTATTCCTCGTCAAAGATCTTCACACGCTCCGCGTACTCACGAATATTCGAGACAAAGTTCTCCTCGATCAGATCGCCTTTGCCGCCTGCGACgcggaggatgaggtcgTTGAGAGACGCGCggccgaggatatcaacGTGATCCCCCGTATTGGGCCCGCCGCGCGGCGAAAATCGATCTGGCTCGTGCGGCATCTCGAAgaccttgatcttggccCCGGCGGGATTGTAGCGCTTGATGTGCCAGCCCTTGGCGCACATATACCCCGTGCTCATGAGGTTGACGGTGccgtcgccctcgcccatATGGACGCCGCGGTCAACGCCGTCGTTGTTGGAGACGGTGGTGTCGATGCTGACGTTGAGCCTGACGAGCGGGTCGCGCTCTTCTTGGTAGAAGTAGCTGCGCTCCGTGGGCTTGCCCACGCCGTAGAAACAGTAGATCTTCATGTCAGGCGCGTGCGGCAGACGCGCCTCAAGTGGGTTGAGCCATGTGCGCGGGTCTTTTTCGTTAGCCTCAACTTCGCGTTTTGTGTGTGCTACACCGTGCGAGTAGCTCGTCAGCACTTGGTTGCGGTACCAGTCCTCGCTCTGGTCGAGCGTGTACTGCAGGCTCTCGGAGGTGGTGAGGTTGCGCCGCGTCCAGGAGGAGTTGGTTTCGCGGAAGCTCAGTAGGTTGCCGTACGAAATCGTCTGGCCCGGTTTGTCGTCTGGTGCCCAGGTGGCATTGCCCCAGACGGCATCGCCGCCCTTGGGTAGCATGCTAGAGATGCCCGGCATCGCACGGAAGATCTCCGCGCGCTCCTCCCTGGACAAGAACTTCTCCAGCCCGTATACGGCGAACGCGTTCAGCTGTGCGGTGTCACGCATCTCCCCAGACAGTACAGCTGTCAGTCCCTTCACGGCGCCGAGCATGCAGCCGCTGATGTTGACCCACGAGTCAATGTGCTTATTGACCCAGTCCTTGCCCCCGTTTCCATGCTCTTCACTCTCCACCCATTTGAAGAAGTAGAGCACCACCTGGGAGCCCATACTATGCGAGGCCAGCGTGATCTTCTGGCCCTGCACCCGTACCGCAGTCTCAATATAAGACTTGAGCCGGCTGAAATACTGGTCTCGGATCTCCAGATTCCCATACGATAGACGCCAGTCGAACGCAGCCGTAAAGGCATTCGTCGGGTCATAGCCAATAGTCGCCAAATTCTCCAATATTTTGTTCCAAATCCAGTATCCCGTGATAAAGAAGTCGGTGGCGTCGAACCCTTGCGCCGCGCGCAGCTTGATGCCTGGCGGGTCCAGCCCAGTCTCGCGGTCGAGCATGACATGGTTCTTCCACTCTGCCTTGTCCATCACCAACGCACGCATCATGCTCCAGCTGCCCCATAGTCGCTTGCGGAAGTATTGGCGCGAAGTAGGTCCCGTGCCCCAGCTTTCTAACCCCGTGGAGATAACGCCGGGGATCATGACGACGGGATGTTTGGCATGGACGCCCTGGGattggagctggaggccgACGGCGAAGGAGTCGTAGCTAACGGCGTCGCGTTCATGTTTCTGTGCGAGTTGTTGGTGTTAGCATAGCACCAATGTGTTGACTAACCCATCAAACATACCGAGAACTCCTTTGCATCGCGTACAATCCCCTGGGGTATCACATCGATCAAAGACTCGATGTTCAAATCCATCAGCGCATCCAGATTGATGACCTCTTGCTGGTTGGCGAAGAACAATGCAACAAAGATGCCGAACAAGCCGCCCAGCGCGAAGATCAGGCCATTGCGACGTTTGCTTCGCCGCTGGCTCTGAGGCTTGATGACGAGCTGCTTGACTTTGGCGCCGCCAAACTCTTCGCGTAGGAGGTCTTCATTGGTCTTGCCGCGCCAGACCGACGGTCTGGATGGCTGGTCGTTGGGGGCATCCTTAGTGCGACGGCGCAGCATCGCAACGGAAGCGGCCGGCGGAcgaggggagaggaggatgggggtGGAAAGAGGAAGGTAACAGGCGAAAAGGAGGCGAGGGGAGAAAAATCATCTAATtgagaaaaaggagaagaaagaaaacaaggCAATGATGCAAGGCCGTTGAAGGGGATCGGCATCACATGAACCGATGCGCCCCTCCAACATTCcgttctctttctccccacTACACAGTACACtacacacactctctctctccctctctctttctcttccccccacGCCTTCCTCTCTGCCTAGTTCATCCCCTCGGTTCCTCCCACAGGAGCCGGCAATGAACAAAGATGCCCCCGACGCCCTCCGCTACGTGCGGTACGACAGCGCGCGCGAGAATGAGTACGTCGCCGCCATGCGCCAGCTGATCTCCAAGGACCTATCCGAGCCATACAGCATCTACGTCTACCGCTACTTCCTCTACCAATGGGGCGACCTATGCTTCCTGGCCATGGACAAGGACGATACCATGGTCGGCGTGGTCGTGTCCAAGCTCGAGACACACCGTGGCGGTCCGATGAGAGGGTACATCGCCATGCTGGCCGTGCGCGAGGAGTACCGCGGCCGGGGAATCGCCACGGAGCTGGTGCGAATGGCTATCGATGCCATGATTGCGCGCAATGCAGACGAGGTGGGTGTCTTCGCATCCTTTTTCTCGCCTGGGAATGGATCCTCGGTGTTTTGGGATGCGTGTGTGCTGACATGTGTTTCAGATTGTCCTCGAAACCGAAATCACAAACACCGCCGCTATGAAACTGTACGAGCGCCTCGGGTTCCTCCGCAGCAAGCGTCTGCACCGATACTATCTGAACGGCAACTCCGCCTACCGGCTGGTGCTCTATCTCAAGGAAGGGGTGGGCTCGATTCGCACGCAATATGATCTCTACGGCACGCCTCATGGAGGGTCTGCCAACCCATCTGGAACTGGAACCCCGTTGTTCCAGGAGAATGGAGGCGATTTGATTTGATACACGGTCGGGAAAGAACGTGCTCCCGCGCACGAAATGTTATGACAAGCTTATGAAATGACCAAATAGACATGGCAGTAATTGCTTGGAACCGGTGTTCTGGGTTTATGATAGAACGGAAAAAATCTACAAACTTCCCTCTTCTCATCTTCTCATCTCTTTgcctctctttctccctctcccgctACTTTGACTCAAATTCGGAAAAGGGAGCCTACTCATATCAATTGTAGTTCATACCAGTCTTTGCACCGTGATATTGCGATATAAATCATTCTCATGTCAAGTATTCACACACACCCAAATATATATACAGTCAAAGACATACCCTCATGTCGAACCCTTGACAACCGCTCTGGACGAGACTACCTAAGTCTTCGGCCTGAGTACATATCGATATGTCGTCCCGAGATGATACCGCTGTTCTTCAACGACCTCTAACCCACTCTCACGGATGATCTCCCCAATATCACGATTCCACCAACAACCATGGCGGTCCGCATGCGCCGCTGCAAGATTATCCAAGATGCGATTCACCCAGTCATAGTGCGAGCGACCatgctccagcagcaagatTCGACCACGGCGCGGCTCAGTGATCGATCCCAAATGGCGCAGCGTCGCCACGGGATCAGGCATCGAGCATAAGCCCATCGTCTGCACGATGGTATCATAGTGATGCAACGTAGCCGTCGACGGCGGCTGCACGGCGCCAGCATCCTGAGCGCGAAAGGTCGCGAAGTGGAAATCCGGATACAGAGATTCGAATTTCCGGCGGGTGATTTCCACCATCTGAGGGCTGAGATCGACAAATGTAACACTCCGACACCCACTGACCTGGGCATGGCCCTTGCCATCGACGCCGCGCCGCTCGCCCAATTCGTAGAACTCGAGGTTCCGGCCCGTGCCGCAACTTACTTCGAGGGTGTGGCCGCGCgcgagttggaggagagcTTTGCGCTTTGCGCCTATGCGCATGACTTTTTCGGATGTTTCGACGTCGGCGTCGAAGCTTGATGCCGTGACGTTGTATCTGTCTGAGACATCCCGCGGGATGTCGAGGGACTGTGACTTGGCAACTTCTTTCTTATAAGATGTGTATATCAAGCCGCAGTACAGGCCTATGCCTAGCATTCCTGCGGCGAATGCAGTCTGGACTCGGGGTGAGATGCCATGGCCGCGGCCCTTtgcttgttgttgctgttcgGCCTTGAAACTTTCCAGGTGCGGGTTGGTTCGCCTTTGTGCTGGGGGGTTATAGCTGGGCAGGCAGAAGGTTAGGTTTATGTAATGTGATTTGATGTGAAGCAATTGATACGTACCTTTGCTGTGGACGAGCTTTGGTCTTCGCTCCGCGCGAGGGAGTCGCGGACCACCTGGGCGCGCTCACGGCGATTCTGGCGACTCGGAACGCGTTCATATCGTCTGCAATGGGCAGGTTGACTGCCCGCGCTCTATGGGAGATGCAATGCTGCGAGATGGGTGGGTGTCGTTTCGCGAAGTTTTGATGGACCGTGTGGTGTCGGGGGAATAATTTTTTCGCGGAGACGTGATCAATTGATCTTTCGACACGATCCAGAAAAGCGCCGATATTTAGAAAACCACCCAGAACCCTAACACTTGCCTTGCAGGCTCAACCCGCGCTCCAGAGCTCGCGCGTCGTCCCACGAGAAGTCGGAAGGTCGCCTCCCCCGGGCCGAGTCCGTTATCGGCTTATCAACGACGTCGTCCAGTAGCCGAGGGCCTCactcttttcttcttgtactGTGTGCACCATCCCCTCTCGCAATGGCGCTTCCACCAAAGATCCTGATTGTGGGTGGAGGAGTGTTTGGATGTGAGTGATGCAAGGGAGTAAAATCTCTGGTCATCTACTACATATAGACTAACATGAATTCAGTATCAACCGCTCTGTCCCTAACCCAACGACACCCAGAATCGCAAATCACCCTGGTGGAAGCGTCACCCACGATCCCTAACCCGTACGGCTCGTCCGTCGACACCTCGCGTATCGTGCGAGCAGACTACGCCAGCGCAGCATACTCCAGACTAGCCGCGGCCGCCATCGAGCGCTGGCGCAACACAGCCTGGGGCCGCGAGGGCCGATACACGCAGAATGGACTTTTGCTCGTGTATCCAGACGACAGCGCGAGCACCAGTGCGCGCGAGTATGCGCGCAAGAGTTACAACAATGTGAAGCGGATCGAGGGCAATAATGTCGAGTTCCTGCCTTCCAAATCGGACGTGCTCCGGGTCGTCCCTGCATATGGCGACGAGCTGGATGTGGCCGGTGGGTATGTGAATTGGGGGTCTGGGTGGTCtgatgctgcggctggcGTGCGGTTTGCGAGGAAGCAGCTCGAGGGAACGAACGTGGTATTCAAAACGGGCGATGTGCAACATGTGCTCTACGATCCTATCTCCAATGCGACGACGGGGGTAGCCCTGGCCGACGGCTCGAGCATCACCGCCGACTTGGTGATTCTCGCAACAGGCGCCTGGACACCCAAGCTAGTCGACTTGCGCGGCCGGGCCGTGGCGACCGGCCAGGCGATTGCGTACATGCGCATctcggacgaggagcagcgcACGCTGGAGAATCTGCCCACGATCCTCAACTTCGCGACAGggatcttcatcatcccgcCGCGAGACAATCTGCTCAAGATCGCGCGCCATGCCTACGGATACCGGAACCCGACGACCGTGTCGCTGGGCAATGAGACAGTGCAAGTCAGTCTGCCGGAGAAGGATGTGCCCGTCCCGGCTGAAGGACAGGAAGCGTTCCGGGATGCGCTGAAGCAGCTTCTGCCGCGGTTTGCGGATCGGCCGTTTTGCGACACGCGGATCTGTTGGTATACCGATACGTAAGTTGTGTCCGTCTACATCTGAAGTTGCGATGCTCAGGCTGACAACCGACATTAATGACAGACCGCGAGGCGACTTCATCATCTCGTATCATCCTGCGCACAAGGGTCTCTTCCTCGCGACTGGCGGCAGCGGGCATGGATATAAGTTCCTTCCCGTGCTGGGGGATAAGATTATTGATGCGCTGGAGGGTAGACTGGAGTCCGAATTGCAGGCATTGTGGGATTGGAATGCGACGACGCCGGGAGCACACGACATCTtcgatggagatgggagCCGGTCTGGCGAGAGGAACTCCAATCTCAAGGAAGAAttggcgaagacgaggaaaGCGGGCACGGGAAGCGCGCTGTAGATATACAATGGTTGATGTGTATAAATAGTCCTCAGCCGAACGCAGGTGCTTGGCGATATATATACCTGCGGAAAGCAATATGAACACCTACATGGCTTACAAAAGTCTACAGAGAAGATAAAGATATATTTTGCAATATTCCATTTTTTGCCTAACGGATAAACCGTATAAGAGCGAGGCATAATAATCAAggtaagaaaaaaaaaaaggagccGCCACCGGCAACAAAGCATGGACGGAATCTAAAGAAGTCAAAAAAGATTTTTTTTGGGTCCACGAGGTTTCCTCCGTGGATGAAGAACAAGTGAAGAAAAAGCACTCAAGAATTAGGAGGCAGCCATTCGACCAGCGCAGGAAACCACCCCACTGCGATTGTGCAGCAATCTAATTTGTAGAAAGGGGGAAAGGAGGATAAAAGACAAACCGGGGATCATCCGAATCGCTAGAACGCCAAACAATGCTTGCATGAAAAGATCATGAGGGAGAACGGGTGGAGGACCAATGTGtcgaccagaagaagagtgtTAATACATGGTAAGTGGAAGAAGGGCACACCCTGGCATTTTCTTCAAACCTTGCGGAAGTCTGGAAGAGTTAGTGTCCACGCTTCTTTGAAGTCAGGCTGCGAAACATACCAGAAAGCACAGGGTAGATCAGCTCAAAGGCCTGGTAGATCTCCTCACGCACTTTGGCGCCAGTCAGGACAATCTTGCCGCTGACGAAGATCAAGAGCACAATCTTGGGCTTCATCATGCGGTAGATCAGACCAGGGAACAGCTCCGGCTCGTAGGAGCTGAAGTTGTGATGGCGGCTCGCCAGACCCTCCAACCGGATGGGGAACTTGATGTCGCAGGAACCAACGATGTTCTGGATCTTGAAATCCGTGAACTTGGCATTGAAGCCAagcttctggatgatgcGCGCGTACTTGCGGGATGCCAGCTTCGAGTCATCTTCGGACTTGGCGCCGGTCACGACCATCTTGCCCGAGGCGAAGATCAACGCGGTGGTCTTGGGTTCACGGATACGCATGATGACGGCCGCGAAACGCTATTTACACAGACAGAAAGTAAGCCACACGACGCCCTGATGATGCAATGCAGCTCTCGAAGGATGCGGTGTGGGTCTATACCTTTGGATTGTACTCGGCATTGCGAGCGTGCAGCGCGATCGTCTTCAGATCCAAGCGACAGTCAAGATTGACGGTGGCGACGATGTTTCTTGAAGCATTCAGCATTCTGCTGGGAGTCACAACAGAGTTGCGGTATACTCACTGCAAGGTCGGCACGATGCCACTCCCCGGGTTCGTGGCCCCGGGCGTCGCAGCGGGAGTTGTGGGTGTCACCCCATTGCCGTTGGCGGCATTCCCTCCGAGTTGCTGCTGGCCGTTATTCTGAAGCACTCCCTCTTTCTCAGAGGAAGGCGGCGTCAAGTCGCCTGCCCCGCCGGGGAAGGAGAGCGACGAGGGCGAAGTGAAGGCACGAGCCTGGACGGCATTGGACGGGTGGGTGGTGAGCGAATCCATGTTGCGGAAAAGCGGAAGACCAGTGTCAGGATGATGAGAGATCCAGATACCGACAACTGTAGAGTAGGGACGGTTAGCGATCGCGATCGCAACCCAGATGAGGTGAGAAGCCCAGTGAATCCCGAGGTTGAAGGGAGGAAGAATCACATAGGCGGTCACGGGACCAGTGCTGACTCACCACTGGGAGATGGACAAATCAATGCCTCCCCTACAGTTCAGTCGGGGGTTGTCGAAGTGAGACGATAATGAGATCAAAATCGCATGAACGACGAGCAGGAGAAAAGCACACTGAAGTGTTTTCTGAaaaactttttttttggaggTGGGGGTTGGGGAGAGACTTGGGAAGGTGCTTGGAAATGGGATTTTGGTCTATCTGTGCGAGTCTGAAGGAGAGTGGCGAAGCAAAGGCAcgcttctttttttttagagCCTCTgtggaggggaagaagaacaagatcttCTCGATATTAGGCAGAGGTGAGggggagagcgagagagagagagggggaaagaaaCGTTGTTCCGGGGATTGCCAAGACCGCGACAGGAATCTCAGGCGGACGAGGGTGTGGGAGGTTGCGCCCTTTTATAGTGCTGACTCACAGCCCGGAGTCAGGGGAGGCTGGCCCAAGGTGGCGCCAAATCTTGTCCTGCTAGCGGCTCCGGGTGGGTGGCGTGTGGCCAATCATATCTTTTCGTCAATCTGATTGGCTCTTGGTGTCCCCACCCCAACCCCTCGATTGGATCAATCACTGCCCGTTCCCTGGTTGCAGCCAGTCCGCATCGCTCCTGCGGGCAGAGACTAGTCGTTCCTTCGCCCGTCCCCCGACCAATCAACGTCATTGACTACTCGCGCTTTCACCAGCCGGCGCGCGACCCATCCAACGGAGGTGAACTAGATTTGATTCCTTTGCACCCAGGGTGGAATAACCGAATTTGGGGCCACAGGGGAGGCAGAGTATggggggttgttgttgtgaCAGACACAAATATGTGTGCGATTCACGGCTGGAATTCCCATCAGGCCAGCGTGGCCGAACGGACCGGTCGGCTGGTGGCGTCAGATTTGCGATCCACCGCCCGCCCAAACGGGATGGGTGAACCATGATGCCTGGTCGATCGGTCAGGCGGTATGCTGAATACCGTACCCGGCATGGGACCAGCATTCTTACCGTAAATACCGTCAGACCATATCTGCCTGAACCAACCGAGGACAaatgatggcgatggaggaCTGAATGA
Encoded proteins:
- a CDS encoding uncharacterized protein (ID:PFLUO_004491-T1.cds;~source:funannotate), with amino-acid sequence MNAFRVARIAVSAPRWSATPSRGAKTKARPQQSYNPPAQRRTNPHLESFKAEQQQQAKGRGHGISPRVQTAFAAGMLGIGLYCGLIYTSYKKEVAKSQSLDIPRDVSDRYNVTASSFDADVETSEKVMRIGAKRKALLQLARGHTLEVSCGTGRNLEFYELGERRGVDGKGHAQVSGCRSVTFVDLSPQMVEITRRKFESLYPDFHFATFRAQDAGAVQPPSTATLHHYDTIVQTMGLCSMPDPVATLRHLGSITEPRRGRILLLEHGRSHYDWVNRILDNLAAAHADRHGCWWNRDIGEIIRESGLEVVEEQRYHLGTTYRYVLRPKT
- a CDS encoding uncharacterized protein (ID:PFLUO_004489-T1.cds;~source:funannotate); this translates as MLRRRTKDAPNDQPSRPSVWRGKTNEDLLREEFGGAKVKQLVIKPQSQRRSKRRNGLIFALGGLFGIFVALFFANQQEVINLDALMDLNIESLIDVIPQGIVRDAKEFSKHERDAVSYDSFAVGLQLQSQGVHAKHPVVMIPGVISTGLESWGTGPTSRQYFRKRLWGSWSMMRALVMDKAEWKNHVMLDRETGLDPPGIKLRAAQGFDATDFFITGYWIWNKILENLATIGYDPTNAFTAAFDWRLSYGNLEIRDQYFSRLKSYIETAVRVQGQKITLASHSMGSQVVLYFFKWVESEEHGNGGKDWVNKHIDSWVNISGCMLGAVKGLTAVLSGEMRDTAQLNAFAVYGLEKFLSREERAEIFRAMPGISSMLPKGGDAVWGNATWAPDDKPGQTISYGNLLSFRETNSSWTRRNLTTSESLQYTLDQSEDWYRNQVLTSYSHGVAHTKREVEANEKDPRTWLNPLEARLPHAPDMKIYCFYGVGKPTERSYFYQEERDPLVRLNVSIDTTVSNNDGVDRGVHMGEGDGTVNLMSTGYMCAKGWHIKRYNPAGAKIKVFEMPHEPDRFSPRGGPNTGDHVDILGRASLNDLILRVAGGKGDLIEENFVSNIREYAERVKIFDEE
- a CDS encoding uncharacterized protein (ID:PFLUO_004492-T1.cds;~source:funannotate), with protein sequence MALPPKILIVGGGVFGLSTALSLTQRHPESQITLVEASPTIPNPYGSSVDTSRIVRADYASAAYSRLAAAAIERWRNTAWGREGRYTQNGLLLVYPDDSASTSAREYARKSYNNVKRIEGNNVEFLPSKSDVLRVVPAYGDELDVAGGYVNWGSGWSDAAAGVRFARKQLEGTNVVFKTGDVQHVLYDPISNATTGVALADGSSITADLVILATGAWTPKLVDLRGRAVATGQAIAYMRISDEEQRTLENLPTILNFATGIFIIPPRDNLLKIARHAYGYRNPTTVSLGNETVQVSLPEKDVPVPAEGQEAFRDALKQLLPRFADRPFCDTRICWYTDTPRGDFIISYHPAHKGLFLATGGSGHGYKFLPVLGDKIIDALEGRLESELQALWDWNATTPGAHDIFDGDGSRSGERNSNLKEELAKTRKAGTGSAL
- a CDS encoding uncharacterized protein (ID:PFLUO_004490-T1.cds;~source:funannotate); this translates as MNKDAPDALRYVRYDSARENEYVAAMRQLISKDLSEPYSIYVYRYFLYQWGDLCFLAMDKDDTMVGVVVSKLETHRGGPMRGYIAMLAVREEYRGRGIATELVRMAIDAMIARNADEIVLETEITNTAAMKLYERLGFLRSKRLHRYYLNGNSAYRLVLYLKEGVGSIRTQYDLYGTPHGGSANPSGTGTPLFQENGGDLI
- a CDS encoding uncharacterized protein (ID:PFLUO_004493-T1.cds;~source:funannotate) yields the protein MDSLTTHPSNAVQARAFTSPSSLSFPGGAGDLTPPSSEKEGVLQNNGQQQLGGNAANGNGVTPTTPAATPGATNPGSGIVPTLQNIVATVNLDCRLDLKTIALHARNAEYNPKRFAAVIMRIREPKTTALIFASGKMVVTGAKSEDDSKLASRKYARIIQKLGFNAKFTDFKIQNIVGSCDIKFPIRLEGLASRHHNFSSYEPELFPGLIYRMMKPKIVLLIFVSGKIVLTGAKVREEIYQAFELIYPVLSDFRKV